One window of the Penaeus monodon isolate SGIC_2016 chromosome 1, NSTDA_Pmon_1, whole genome shotgun sequence genome contains the following:
- the LOC119576536 gene encoding collagen alpha-5(IV) chain-like, translating into MGPGPPREAGVSSIHAPGLVPPKPPGVSHLKIGKFGALYPLIPPLLLAFGFSSLSFPLLDPVVGGAPAPSPRKVSDPPSDDPTGLNPENHPEPQNPSWCPTRNPPKPKRGDRKGRGPGGPGLDGDPWPPKACGPFPQIVEGEAPPTGKPGDHKKVPQTPPLFGVTGETLYTYALILPEALGVFQVPKKYGPPPGKTEQPSQNVVSYPRAHKYGVCIKGHKRERKAGHNTKFSKPGPKGAITPWTLGLLSGKEAAPKKGKGPVNAQKHPGPKGKKAGGQKSQILTKGSTPQWIQGKARQPKGDPQAWNIWGFSPRISQSSQIVRSGSIERHAPGDIKAEAFPFPGVHVYGPPETQTQNRGLWVQESKEPGLPIYEIRELSGRPRENAAEMRAMERGKRPPAPQPRGKCTHRDPPAEGPKRMAKSFSAERVAARPGPAEK; encoded by the exons aTGGGCCCTGGTCCCCCTCGGGAGGCTGGGGTTTCAAGCATTCATGCTCCCGGGTTGGTCCCCCCAAAACCGCCCGGGGTTTCCCATTTGAAAATCGGCAAATTTGGCGCTTTATATCCACTCATCCCCCCGTTGCTTTTAGCCTTTGGGTTTTCTagcctcagcttccccttgttggaccccgtggtgggtggggc GCCAGCCCCCAGCcccaggaaggtctctgaccccccctcagacgaccccacggGCCTGAACCCGGAGAACCACCCTGAACCCCAAAACCCAAGCTGGTGCCCCAcgagaaaccccccaaaacccaaaaggggggaccGAAAGggccggggccccgggggcccgggaCTTGATGGCGACCCCTGGCCCCCAAAGGC GTGTGGACCCTTCCCCCAAATTGTCGAAGGGGAAGCCCCCCCAACCGGCAAGCCTGGTGACCATAAAAAGGTACCCCAAACTCCACCCTTGTTTGGGGTAACTGGGGAAACCCTTTACACCTACGCACTTATTTTGCCTGAAGCACTTGGGGTGTTTCAAGTCCCCAAAAAGTATGGACCCCCACCGGGAAAAACTgaacagccaagccaaaatgtggtgtcgtACCCAAGGGCACACAAATACGGGGTGTGCATAAAGGGgcacaaaagggaaagaaaagcaggACATAACACCAAATTTTCCAAACCCGGTCCCAAAGGGGCCATCACCCCCTGGACCCTTGGCTTGCTCTCGGGAAAAGAGGCGGCCCCTAAAaaag GAAAGGGCCCAGTTAATGCACAGAAACAcccgggcccaaaggggaaaaaggccggGGGACAAAAAAGTCAGATTTTAACCAAAGgttccaccccccagtggatccagggaaaAGCCCGACAGCCAAAGGGAGACCCCCAAGCA TGGAACATCTGGGGCTTCTCCCCAAGGATTTCCCAATCCTCCCAAATTGTGCGATCAGGGAGCATTGaacgtcatgctccaggagacattaaagCGGAAGCTTTTCCCTTCCCCGGGGTTCACGTCtacggg CCTCctgaaacccaaacccaaaatcgGGGCCTTTGGGTCCAGGAGTCCAAAGAGCCGGGACTTCCAATTTACGAGATTAGAGAGCTGTCGGGACGCCCAAGGGAAAATGCCGCCGAAATGAG AGCTATGGAACGGGGCAAACGGCCCCCAGCCCCTCAGCCCCGGGGAAAATGCACGCACCGCGACCCCCCGGCAGAGGGGCCCAAAAGAATGGCCAAGAGTTTCTCTGCAGAACGAGTAGCGGCCCGTCCCGGGCCCGCCGAAAAATGA